The genomic segment GACGAATTTCCACCAGACAAGGGTCCATCCAAGAAAAGCCTCTGCTGCTAACAAAGGACAATATGGTTTTTGCTAATGCCACGATTTAGGAAAGCTTGTTTAGACCTTTCAAGGTCTGAAGAATTGAGATAACCTCCCACTGCCCTAGATTAGGTTTGAGATAACGCTTCTCTTAGTGGGcttctggtatttatttatttttcatgtcaggagtgacttgagaaattgcaagtcacttctggtgtgagagaattggctctgGAAAGATGATgccggggatgcctggatgttttgaccatccttgtgggagacttctctcatgttcccacatggaaatggagctgacagagggagctcatctgtgccctctccgggttggattcgaacaggcaaccttcaggtcaacaacccacaCTTCAAGTCATCAGCCCTGCCGGaacaacggtttaacccactgtgccaccgataTGTATTTGTAACTTGGCTATGGTTAGAGAAAATGGGGAGCCAGTCTGGAGAGGTTTCAGCATCCTTCACTCATGGGGTTCCTTCTGAGACTGAATACTGGATCTTGCAACTCACTTTTTACCCGCCATTGGAAAAGGTCTGCAGACAAAGAAGGTTTGCTATCTCCTATCTAACTATCACCCAAAGTATGTATCAGGTCTCAATTCAAACATCATTTGGGTACAGGGACCCTGAACATTCACATGAGGGGATCCAGTAAGATCTTTTCCTCAATCACAGCGCACCTGTGCTCCCAAACCTCCATACTACAAGGTGTCAAAGCCTCAAATGCACTTCCAAACTGCTGCTTAACAAGGCAATGCTCAGCACCTAACTAAAGGCATTTAAAGAAATCAGAAGGTCCCCTTCCTACTATGATTTAAACATCTACAGGAACACATCCATACAGCCACCTGCATTCTCTTCCTGAGATTTTTAGCATTCAGATTCCCATAAAACAGAcattggcaaacttcggccctccaggtattttggacttcaacaattcctaacagctggggcGGGGtcgaagtttggccatgcctgccaTAAAGAGTCTTAAGATCTCGTTGAGTTTACAAGGATTCCCTCAATTcacaaaatgcaaatattttttttattttcgcCAAAAGGCAAACTGTGCCTAGACAGGCATTGAGGGGCATAGAAGAAAACTTTTCCAAAGTTGGAGTGGGCTAACTCTTAATGGGCCTCGGCCTTTAGGGCTTATCCCTCTTTTTCAGCCAAGGGCAAAGGGGAAGAGATGTGGGAGAATGTCATCCAGGaacgtgtgtatgtatgtgcgtgtgcgtgtgtgtgtgtgtgtgtatattcccTCAGTAGATTTTTCATGCTTTTTATCTCAATGGCATCCACTGGGAAACTGTGGTTTTATGCTCAAGGGTGTACCCACCCTTGAGAAAACCTTGAAATACTGCCCTTTGTAACATCAGTCTTGTATCCATGAATGGGAGTAAGGTGGGATACGAATTTCAACAAATATTAGCACCAAAGCCAAATCCTTCACAAGGGATCACCCTTAGGTCTCAGGTTTTGTCCCTTAAGTCTCAAGATGTTCCCTTGCCTGGCAATATACTAACAGATCTGGGAAAGGGTGTGTGTCACCTGTCATGAAACCAAATGCATCTCCATATTAACTAGAACATGCTCTCTTCACGTAAGTTTTTTTAATGTCCAACTAGGCAATAAATTACCCCTTCTCACATACTTGTTTTTCCATAAACTGTCCTGTTTTGGGGAGTAGGCATTCTGCAAAAGCATACAACTATAAGGACCCCACCCAGTGTTCAGCCAAGACATAAGGCGAGACATTTCAAATGCCTAGAAAGAACTATTAAATGCAGTTCTTTTCTACTACTTACTGCTACAGTTACTCTACTACAGTGGGCTGCAAGATCTGCAAGATCTGGatcaaaaatactttaaaaattcaaaatactgTTATAGTACAACCCCAGTGTCTGCGGGCGACACCTTCCTGCACTTACCATAGAAAGACCAACTCATGGATAATGGTGAGCCCTATCAAAAAGAAAGCAGGGAAGGATGTCTCACCTCTCCCTGACTCCACTGGGTAGACTGGCAttggcaaactctggccctccaggtgttttggacttcaactcccacaattatgggagttgaagtccaaaacgcctggagggtcagagtttgctcatgcctgaggtAGGATGTGATGGAAGCTCAGTTGATATGAATTCAGTTTCTTTATATAAAGGACTTGAACATTACTGGCTTCGCTATTCACGAAGGGAACGAATCCCCCGTGGATATGGAGAGCCAGCCGTATTTACCACGACCGCCATCCTTCCAACATAAACTGACTGCCAGGAAAAAGAAGCACTGCTTACAAGGAGCGGGCATCCGTCTCTGAGCGTTTTTCTAAAACACAGACGTCTACCCGGGGCCTTTCCCTGCACACAGGGCGGGGGGGAGGAGGGCTCAACGGGCGGCGGGGGGCCGCTCACCTCCGGTCGGTCCCGGTGCGTGTTCACCGCCTCCACGTTCAAAGAGATGGACTCCACTCGGCAACCTTGAAGGAAACAGAGGAAAGAAGACAAAACACGATCAGTTACTTGGGACTCAATGTTCACCATGAAGAAACTAAACTGGAAAATTTTGCAAATCAGGAATGCTttagggaagaaaaaaaaccaaattatAACCAAGACGGATGAAGCAGTTTAATCATTCTTTGAATCAAGCATTCAGTAACCAGAGGCGGAAAGGGTATCTTCTCATTCGTTTGGAGATGTTTTAAATCAGGGCCTCTCAaacaagtgtttgggattttggtttatttacccgtatatactcaagtatatggggcccctggtggcacagtgcattaaagcgctgagctgctgaacttgcggaccaaaaggtcccaggttcaaatccagggagcggaatgagcgcccgctgttagtcccagcttctgccaacctagcagtttgaaaacatgccaatgtgagtagatcaaaaggtaccgcttcggcgggaaggtaacggcactccatgcagtcatggcgtgGTCTAAATCAAGATGATGCTGAAGACCAAGGCAACATGAATCATtccatgatttaaaaaaatctatacacAAAATGCAcaaagattttgaaaaaataaatcacTGGATTACTAATAACCCACTGGATTTTCTTTAATCAGGTTTAGCGCCCCAAATGATTACAGAAGATAGGAACACTGTCTGACACACCCATGTGCCCTGTGGTCAGGGCAAGGCAAGTTCCCTCGGACTTTGTCAGGTGCAAAAGGGGTGAAAATTCACTTGACCGGGAAACAGGCCAAGCTTTCCGGGCTGAGCCCCCTGTCCTCACTGCGCAAGGAATGAAATAAGAGGATGAGGTTATGCTCAGGCTTTGCATTCATCAGAAATACATGCACAATCCACCTAAATTATATAaattgtgcaaaaaaaaaccaacccaaaaACTGAAATGACATAACCATATTTGTTTTGCAATATTTTAACCTGAGCAGTATTTGAtagttcttttatttatttttaaactgaattttaactgaattgtttcaataatttaaatatagattttttttcatgccaggagcaacttgagaaactgcaagctgcttctggtgtgagagaattggccgtttgcaggggacacccggatgttttcatgttttaccatccttgttggaggcttctctcatgtccccgcatggggagctggagctgacagagggagctcacccgctctccccggattcgaaccgctgacctttcggtcagctgtcctgccagcacaagggtttaacccattgcgccactggggtctCCTCAATATAGATTAATATAATATTTACATTTTGAccatttttaattgtacagtagagtctcacttatccaacatgaatgggacggcagaatgttggataagcgaatatgttggataagaaggagggattaaggaaaagcctattaaacatcaaattaggttatggttttacaaattaagcaccaaaacattatgttttacaataaacttgaaagaaaaagtagttcaatatgcggtaatgctatgtagtaattacggtatttacgaatttagcatcaaaacatcacaatgtattgaaaacattaactacaaaaacattgactactaaaagacagactgcgttggataatccagaacactggataagtgaatgttagataagtgagactctactgtatagctttTAAAatggtaagctgctttgggtccaaattttggggaaaatcttaacaacaacaacaacaacaacaggagcagcaggagcagcaataacaacaaagatAGTAATTCCAAATGTGACTCACCATAGGCCACAGGGGTCAGTTTTAGTACTGTGTGGAGTGGGCATTTCAAGTAAGGCATTTCCTCTGAAAGAAAACACAAGACAACAAAGTAATCAACTGGACAATGCAATCCCGCCCACCAAGTTGGGGCAAGCTGACCTACTCAAAATGAAACCCAGGCACATCTAAATGCATTGActgaaaaaaaaattcctggCCTTTGtctcaaagtctattttcctctGGCAACATTCTTTAGATTTTAAGCTCCTTGGGATGTGCTTACTTTGGAATGCTCTGCAAACAGAGTGATACAGTAGATGAACAGAATATTTTTCTGGTTCAACTCTACTTATCCATTAAAATACCTAGCAGTGGAATTCTAAGTAGGTCTACCCAAAGGTCCCACCAATTTCAAGATAGCAGTATATAGCAACATAGGCaccctttagccctccaggtgttttggatttcaactctcacaattcctaacagccgatagactgttaggaattgtgggagttggaagtccaaaacacctggagggccaaagtttgtccaagTCTGGACAAAGAGAAACAGGTACACAGGTGACTAAGGATTGCTGCAATGGCTTGAGGCAATTCACCTGCACTCTTGTCAAGGAAGTAGGCCAGGAGACACCGCATGACGGCTTGGTGACAGATGACGAGGACATTCTCCTGCCTCTCCAGCTCCATGATGACCGGCTCCAGGCGCTGCACCAAATCTTGGTAGGACTGCCAGAGACGCAAGGAAACAAAGCAAACATCAATATGTTGCAGAAGATAAAAGAATTCACAGGAAAATTAAGTTGACAAGGAGATGGTGCTTTTCTTGATGTTCTCCAGGCCACCAAAAATGGTTTTGTGGAGACCAGAAAGTCAAAGACAGCAATCAGGAGAACCATCTTGGTTGAGGAACAGCAGAGGAAAGGTCTAGAAAGGCACTTTCCACCCACTTTCTTCTCATTCTTCCCATATTTTTCTAGCTAGTCCCTCCTTCCAACGGACATACCTCTCCTGATGGATAGCGGTAGTAGTATTTGTCCTGGTCACGCAAAATGAACTCTTCGGGATACTTCTCCTTTATTTCGTCATATGTCATCTCTTCACACACACCCTGAAAGAACCAAGGAGAAATGTTTCTTCTGCTGTTATGGAAAGCTATGGAGCCcattcccaaactgtgttctAGTCTCCTTAGGTTCTTCTGATGGTTCTTTGGAGACCAAACAACCCCCTATAGTGCACACTTCAGCTATGGAAGAGGTTACAGTGCCCATTCCAGACTATATTGTGTTCTAGTCTTCTTAGGATCTTCTGATGGTTCTTTGGAGACCAAACAACCCCCTATAGTGCACACTTAAGCTATGGAAAAGGTTACAGTGCCCATTCCATACTATATTGTGTTCTAGTCTCCTTAGGTTCTTTTGATGGTTCTTTGGAGACCAAAGAACCCCACACAGCCGATACAGAAGAGGTTATAGAAAGCAATCACCCTCCTCTTCTCTATCAGAATTACACCTCCAAATCCATCATTAACACTTACGGCATCAATTTCATTCAAGGCCTTCCACTGCTCATAGGGCATGTCAAGGGCTTCTGCCGTCTGGATTGTCCTCTTCAACTGACTGGTCCAGACCTTGAGATCTTTCAGGTTCTGCTCCTGGACAAAATGCTTCAGGGCAATGGAAAACTAGAGAAGGGAAATAAATGGAGAAGAGATTATGACCTTCTGTTAGACCCCTATCTCAACTCATAGCCAGAGTTGATTCCAGAAGTGACAAAGAGAGGTTCAGTTGTGTCTGTAATAAGGATACCAATCTTTGCTTAGGTCTGACAATAGCAGTGCATGATTATTTGAGGACGTGTTCTTATCTGGCATAATTTAGATTCCTACCAACCGAATCCCATGAACTGcagtcaaattacattaaaggaAACCATAAACAGACTCCTACCTTCTTGCCTCTGATGGAGAGCCCCGAGTCTCCTCCAATCCTCCCTTTGAGATTGGATTCGCTCTCGCCGTGCCGGCACAAGTAGATGGTGCGTGGCTGGACATGGATGTTCATTAAATAGTAGACGATGCGACTCTGGATATGGTCTTGGACCCTGTTCACTAGGTAGCGCCTGCCGACATCAATCACCTTGATAAGCGATAATTCTCTGGGGAATAAAAAACGCCATGCGGTAGATCAAAAACCATAGAATTGAACTGGAAGATTTACAAATACCCAAGTGGATattactgaaggacctagagattcctagagagaatatattaCTCAACTCTACAATAATCAAAATCCAtaaagtcagacttctcaagtcTGGACAGAAGCTGAACTTTCTGCATGCACCTAGTAACTTTGGCAGGGATAATACATGTATCCAAACTATTTTTCCTCTTCCAAATCTAGAATTCCATGAACACCACATTATCCTTACCTGTCATAGTCATCTGGGTCAAGAGGTTGGTAACTCGACTGGTAACAGCTGATCCTCTTCATAAAATCTTCCATAGCATCATTGGAATTGCAGTCCTTATAATCTGGGCTAGACAGCTTCACTTCCTAAAGCCAtacaaagagagagggagaagaaatTATATACTGAGATAAGTTTTGGCATAAAACCAAGGTTATTTGACTGATGTGTTGACAGGGGACAACTGGTCAAAAGACCCACAATGACCCAAATCCTTCAGGGGATGGAGAAagaaatgtaccgtatatactcgagtataagccgacccaaatataagccaagacacctaattttaccacaaaaaaactgggaaaacattgactccagtataagccgagggtggtaaatttcagtaataaaaataagataccaataaaattacattaattgaggcatcagtaggttaaatgtttttgaatatttacataaagctcaaatttaagataagactgtccaactgatTAAATCataattttcatcttcttcaatgtaaatgtgcttatgtaaccttttaataataatagagtaaaataataaatgcaataataataatatcagagtgaaataataaatgtattaataataataaaaatagagtaaaataaatgtaatagtagcaacaatagagaaaaataataaatgcaataataccaataataatagagaaaataaatgtaccatatattctcgagccgacccaaatataagccaaccaggaccctcaccggagtataagccgaggggggctttttcagtcttaaaaaaagggctgaaaaactaggcttacactcgagtatatacagtaagccaTTCGTATTCATAGCCTTTGGGCACTGGAGCTCTCCATGGATCACAGGACTAATTTTTACAAAGGGactaaaaggaagaaggaaaacgtACTCAAGGTGAACAATTAAAGAGTATGATGACTTTTAATAGACTTCAAACAAGCCGAACAAAAACTCAAGGCTTCACCAGGAATAACAAAACTTGGAAAAggtcctacaattcccagaatgttGGCTGGGAATCccggaaattgtagtccaaaaaatcaCCTTTTCTAAGCTCTATTCAACATCCAACTCTCAACAACATTCTTGATGGAGAAGGACACCTTTCCCGCTTACCATGATGTTGGTGGCGACAACAGTTGGGTCATTGCAGACCGACTCAATGAAGAACACCTGGTGGGAACAGaaggaaaatgtgcatattttaaaaatgagtcaTTATGATAGAAGCaaccacattaattttatatcatcatcttttttttttactcactttaaatccattttctTTGGCAAAATGCAAGATCATTGATCTTCTCTCTCGGGTTGTGTTTGTGGCATCAAAAACCTTTATGATAGAAAACACAATTGTAAGAACCGGCAGGAGAAAAGATGGACACTAACCAACTGGACTACTGAGTAGAgtcttatcttgtttgtaaaGAAGGGCTGGGCTTTATTTAGAAAGCTGCCTCTCACCAAGCCATTTGGCTATCTGACTCAGTATAGTCAGTCAACTGTCACAATCTCTTCAGAGTTTCATGATTTGAAATAAAAAACTTGGGAGACACCATTGGCTGAACCTTTGATCCCTCTGCATGCAAAAGATGAATTCCACTCCCATTTAGCATGATTCTAGAGAGAGTAGAATCAAAACAGAACCTAACTTATAATAAAGGAAtcttaaatgtttaaaatacaaAGCACTGGAGTCAGGAATACAATCATAAGGTCTAGTACAATTTCAAAAACTATTTTTTGCACACATGACCTAATGCTGAAAAGGTACATTCAAAAGATGGAGACAGAACGTCATTCTGCCTGCAGCAAGGCCTTAAGATttcaaaagaaatattaaatACATCAACCAGAAAACTACTCACCGCAATCTGACCCCCTTCCTCAGACAAGTACACCTTGACATCTCTCAAGGCAGCTAAGGCACATTGCctgcaacaacaagaaaaacgGGTTAAGGATGTTCCAAATTGCAGAGTTGGGAGACAGGATTGATCCACCTGTTCTAAAAGCCTCCCCAGTCTCATCTTAATACATAATCCAGACCAGGATGGGCTGTCCCAAGGAAGATAAACGGTGATGCTCAAGAACTTGTTTGCAGGAGTTAATTTATATTTCAAGggagctatccaaagtactgGAGATATTGGGCAAAGCGGATTTACTGGACCACAATCCGCTAAAGCGGATACATGTAAGACTGAAAAAACCTTTCAGTCCCAATCCTAgcttaattgtgttgtcgaaggctttcatggccaggatcacagggttgttgtgtgtctttcgggctgtgtggccatgttccagaagcattctctcctgacgtttcgcccacatctatggcaggcatcctcagaggttgcctgccattgatgtgggcgaaacgtcaggagagaatgcttctggaacatggccacacagcccgaaagacacacaacaaccctagctTGATTCTTTTAGTTTTCTTCCTGGGTAGTATTTCCAAAAGGGATAGCCCTGTCTTCTTGGGATATCCTCAATAGCATGAAAGGGCATCTCCATTCATATGCCTGCAAGAATGCCAAAAAAGCACTCAACTCAAAGAAATTCACTACAGGTTGGTGTTGGGAGTTAATTGAGACACATTCACCTTTTTGTCTCaatctatatttatttacaaGTATTTATACAGCACGGTCAGCGCATTTCAGCGTCTGGCTCGATTGGCAACAAGCAAAGCACATTATCTCTAAACTTGTCAATGCCCACATTCCAGAACAGTGATGGATATCCAGTAACTTTTGCAAAAACTACACAGTGTCACTCTAGCCATTAACCTTTTTCCATGCATTTAACTCTTACTCTACTGAAATGTTTCACTACTTACATATTGCAAgcacacacacaatacaatagCTTTAAACCATAAGTGAAAATTTCATACTACACAAACCATAACTTCCAACACTATGAGTCACACTTACTTGCGGACTTTCATAGCCTCCTCATTGTCAGGACGAAAGAAGTCATAGGAGCTGTAATGTTTGACAGCCTCCCTGCGATATTCCCCAACATTGAACACTGTGAGACAAAAAGAGGTGGAGATGGTCAGGAGGCAAGAAGCAAACAAATGAAATTCAGTGAGCTTCCCAAGGAAAAACAAGCCATTGAGTATCCTAATAAGAATCACTGACTCTATCTTTCCAAGACATGGAGGGATGTTTTGATAACAGAATGACTTCAGATTTGACTTTCTCTGGGCTGTTGATGTGCACAACTAGTAACATAGGTATAGAGTAGGATATTACTTAAAAAGCTAAAAGAGATGTACAATAATAGGACACCACTCTCCCatcttgcttttctttttattctgGGGTGGATGGAGTCACCCCATTCAAGTCTCCCAAGATATTCCAGTCCCATGAACATACAAAACGGCTTGTTCTAACTGAGGCTACTGATCCATCCAGACTAATATTATCTATATGCACTATTTGGCTTCCCCTGAGCCCTTCTGAGGCCAAGTACAAAGAAATTTCGTCAGAAACAACTTCTTGGAAAGATACTTTCAAACGTACTATAAATCACTTCTTCTCAAGCTGCCTGATGTGACAGGCAGGTTTTTTTTGTCTCAATAGCCTAAGCATGGCACCGTATCAGCTACTATATGATTACCATGTTGCATGATTTCCTTCCCATGGGTGAGCAGCCAAAAATTCAATCTGCAGGCCACAACTGTTGGGTGATACTGTTATAAATGGATGGATATGAAAGATAAGTAACTATCTGAGACATGTGGTATACCACACAACAAACATGGCCTATCAGAAAGCCACACAACCTGATTTTCATTTAATTATTCTTGAGTACATTGTATGTGTGTGGTCATGTATGCGTGTGAAAATGTTTCAGAAAAATCCACCAAACATGCAGCCTGTTCCAAGAGCATCTCTTCAGACATCCATCTCAAGAGGGttcatttcaaaaaaataaataaataaacaccagtGGTAATGGATTAGTGGATGATGCATTTACATAGGAGGTTGCGCTTGAAGTTACCTCTGTGACTCCAGTTTTAAAGAAATGAAGCTCACCTTTTGTTGGCACGCCAATCCAATTGAGGTAGCGTGTCAGCTTCTTGGAAATGTAGGTCTTTCCACGGGCCGGGAGGCCTACCATCACAATCACAGTGGGAGAATTGGTGAGCTGCGGGCCGCAAGCTGAAATGGGtttgggagagagagaaacagaaaaggGAAAAAGTGTCTGGTGAGACAACGGAGGTTCACTTTTACAGCTTTAATATTGGAATTTACAGAAGAAGCCAACTGGGATAAACATTGGCAAAGCAAAAAAGTCAATCAGAAGCACAGATCTGGTTCTAATTAACAAGGCAGCTACAGCACTTAAGGGGACCAATTTTCATCCAAAAGTCACCATTTGAAGAAGTTATCTCTAGCTGAGCACCAGGATTTGGTGGCAGCTTTGCAGGAATTGGGCAGGTGGGAATGTCTTCATGTTTATCCATAATTTGTGGCCCTCAGGAGCATCACATACATACTTTGAGGCAAAAGAAATAACAATCTAAATCACTTTGAAACTTTGTGGAAACTAAAAACTCCAAGGGATGCAAACAGCCCCCATaattcccaccccaccccctttccagattTCCTTCTCCCATAAACTCACTAGAttgccatgggcaaacttcaggcctccagatgttttggacttccaactcccatgaCTCTAACACCcatgcccatgcctgcactagatggTCATAAGAAAACCACTGTAAACAGCAGCCTCACTATCTTCAATAAAGGAAGAAGGCATAGAATTATTCTAAGGATTACCAAACTGATATATGAAAATCATTCTGCACAGTGAGAAAGCCgtaacaaaaaaaaatgcaaatcctATTGTCATAGTCTTGATCTCTCCTAATACCAAGGGCCTGGGGAAAGGCAACAGCTTGCGATTTGTCACAGATCCGCTCTGTTGCTCCAGCCTTCAGGCATTTTTGCAAAATCATCTGACTCATCATCGCAAGAGACACGTGCCAGACAAAACAGACACTGCAGAGGGGCTTGGAAACGAAAGCATGGAATGGCAATCAAGATCCAACAACACAGTCACACTTATTCTACTTATCGCAGGATGAGTTTGCATATGGCATACTATAGGTGTTGCCTTTTTCTCCTAGGAACAGATACAAAATGGGCTGTAGCAcggctggtaaatcaccagcagtaataagatcaaTAAAAAGGtagccagttcgaagcctggtcaggGTGAGAACTTGACCATCacgcccagctcactgtttacctaaacagttcaaaaacaacttagaactgtaagtagagaaattaggtactgcaaATTGCAGGGGAGGTGTTTTACGATACCATAAAGAgcaagaccagaaatgcagtgaccaagaggaaggtggaaggaggaggtcctgatggctcttcgtcatagagaatggagaaaCAGCACCCGTGACTGAATCCGAGCtcaacctcaacctccaaggcaccaaaaaaactggacttcaagactacatactGTACCTTCTTCTGTTTGTTCTGtttgtccaaatggcattgaatgtttgctgtgtatgtgtactgtgatccgccctgagtccccttggaaagatagggtggaatataaataaattattatgttattattatcctATAACTCTAATAATTATGAAAATGTATGCAACTCTACTGGGGGCCAGTTCTTGAATCGGTGTGCTGTCACTTCAAAGCTCTGGTTATTCCTCAATGGAGCAGAAATCTATTTACATGCAACAATTGTTTGCCCTTCTCCTCCCTCTGCTATGACATCTCTCAGACCTGGCATGAAAGGTGCCTTCGCCTTTTGGAGCTTGGTCCTAACTCGCACATCTCTATGGCAACAACAACATGTAAACACATTGCACGGCATGTATATGAGTACATGATGACCAAGGGATCTGTCAAGCCGACTTTGGCACACAAGAAAAAACAAATTCACGGGACAAAGATGAGCGGTTGGCACCCAGTCTGAAATGATGGCACACCAAATGCCCAAAAGGAGTTTTGGAGTGGAACAATGCCAagccaaaagaaataaaaaaatgccCTGCCTTCCTTGCATTCCAAGCATCTTTTCTTCAGGAACAAAAAGTTCCAAACACTCAAAAGGTAAATATCAAAAGGTAAACCCAGCATATCCAAGACTACATAATTTGGAGCCTCCAAACATCTATGAAGGAATTGTTCTGTAACAGATCGCACTACAAAGCTGCACTGAAATTACTGAATTGGAAACTCAGGATGAACACGGCTACTAATTATGGTTATAAGCTTGAATAAAGCGTTGACTTTTCCCAAGCACGCAAGAGCCTTATTGTGTACACCAAAAAGGAGCAGAATGCATTGAACCCGCT from the Anolis carolinensis isolate JA03-04 chromosome 5, rAnoCar3.1.pri, whole genome shotgun sequence genome contains:
- the pfkfb3 gene encoding 6-phosphofructo-2-kinase/fructose-2,6-bisphosphatase 3 isoform X3 codes for the protein MPMELTQSRIQKIWLPPDNHPALPHRSCGPQLTNSPTVIVMVGLPARGKTYISKKLTRYLNWIGVPTKVFNVGEYRREAVKHYSSYDFFRPDNEEAMKVRKQCALAALRDVKVYLSEEGGQIAVFDATNTTRERRSMILHFAKENGFKVFFIESVCNDPTVVATNIMEVKLSSPDYKDCNSNDAMEDFMKRISCYQSSYQPLDPDDYDRELSLIKVIDVGRRYLVNRVQDHIQSRIVYYLMNIHVQPRTIYLCRHGESESNLKGRIGGDSGLSIRGKKFSIALKHFVQEQNLKDLKVWTSQLKRTIQTAEALDMPYEQWKALNEIDAGVCEEMTYDEIKEKYPEEFILRDQDKYYYRYPSGESYQDLVQRLEPVIMELERQENVLVICHQAVMRCLLAYFLDKSAEEMPYLKCPLHTVLKLTPVAYGCRVESISLNVEAVNTHRDRPEVSGPPPPVEPSSPPPCVQGKAPGRRLCFRKTLRDGCPLLDAKKGPNTLMRRNSVTPLASPEPTKKPRINSFEEHVAAAAAASAALPTICMPPEVPTQVPGQPLLGKACLT
- the pfkfb3 gene encoding 6-phosphofructo-2-kinase/fructose-2,6-bisphosphatase 3 isoform X1; its protein translation is MPMELTQSRIQKIWLPPDNHPALPHRSCGPQLTNSPTVIVMVGLPARGKTYISKKLTRYLNWIGVPTKVFNVGEYRREAVKHYSSYDFFRPDNEEAMKVRKQCALAALRDVKVYLSEEGGQIAVFDATNTTRERRSMILHFAKENGFKVFFIESVCNDPTVVATNIMEVKLSSPDYKDCNSNDAMEDFMKRISCYQSSYQPLDPDDYDRELSLIKVIDVGRRYLVNRVQDHIQSRIVYYLMNIHVQPRTIYLCRHGESESNLKGRIGGDSGLSIRGKKFSIALKHFVQEQNLKDLKVWTSQLKRTIQTAEALDMPYEQWKALNEIDAGVCEEMTYDEIKEKYPEEFILRDQDKYYYRYPSGESYQDLVQRLEPVIMELERQENVLVICHQAVMRCLLAYFLDKSAEEMPYLKCPLHTVLKLTPVAYGCRVESISLNVEAVNTHRDRPEVSGPPPPVEPSSPPPCVQGKAPGRRLCFRKTLRDGCPLLDAKKGPNTLMRRNSVTPLASPEPTKKPRINSFEEHVAAAAAASAALPTICMPPEVPTQVPGQPLLGKACLRPLCHLFNLFALLIFPRT
- the pfkfb3 gene encoding 6-phosphofructo-2-kinase/fructose-2,6-bisphosphatase 3 isoform X9, which encodes MPMELTQSRIQKIWLPPDNHPALPHRSCGPQLTNSPTVIVMVGLPARGKTYISKKLTRYLNWIGVPTKVFNVGEYRREAVKHYSSYDFFRPDNEEAMKVRKQCALAALRDVKVYLSEEGGQIAVFDATNTTRERRSMILHFAKENGFKVFFIESVCNDPTVVATNIMEVKLSSPDYKDCNSNDAMEDFMKRISCYQSSYQPLDPDDYDRELSLIKVIDVGRRYLVNRVQDHIQSRIVYYLMNIHVQPRTIYLCRHGESESNLKGRIGGDSGLSIRGKKFSIALKHFVQEQNLKDLKVWTSQLKRTIQTAEALDMPYEQWKALNEIDAGVCEEMTYDEIKEKYPEEFILRDQDKYYYRYPSGESYQDLVQRLEPVIMELERQENVLVICHQAVMRCLLAYFLDKSAEEMPYLKCPLHTVLKLTPVAYGCRVESISLNVEAVNTHRDRPEVSGPPPPVEPSSPPPCVQGKAPGRRLCFRKTLRDGCPLLNLNCS
- the pfkfb3 gene encoding 6-phosphofructo-2-kinase/fructose-2,6-bisphosphatase 3 isoform X2, encoding MPMELTQSRIQKIWLPPDNHPALPHRSCGPQLTNSPTVIVMVGLPARGKTYISKKLTRYLNWIGVPTKVFNVGEYRREAVKHYSSYDFFRPDNEEAMKVRKQCALAALRDVKVYLSEEGGQIAVFDATNTTRERRSMILHFAKENGFKVFFIESVCNDPTVVATNIMEVKLSSPDYKDCNSNDAMEDFMKRISCYQSSYQPLDPDDYDRELSLIKVIDVGRRYLVNRVQDHIQSRIVYYLMNIHVQPRTIYLCRHGESESNLKGRIGGDSGLSIRGKKFSIALKHFVQEQNLKDLKVWTSQLKRTIQTAEALDMPYEQWKALNEIDAGVCEEMTYDEIKEKYPEEFILRDQDKYYYRYPSGESYQDLVQRLEPVIMELERQENVLVICHQAVMRCLLAYFLDKSAEEMPYLKCPLHTVLKLTPVAYGCRVESISLNVEAVNTHRDRPEVSGPPPPVEPSSPPPCVQGKAPGRRLCFRKTLRDGCPLLDAKKGPNTLMRRNSVTPLASPEPTKKPRINSFEEHVAAAAAASAALPTICMPPEVPTQPLLGKACLRPLCHLFNLFALLIFPRT